The Leptotrichia hongkongensis genome has a window encoding:
- a CDS encoding tetratricopeptide repeat protein, translating to MNNKYLKILILLSFLVLSFVILAEDQEEIMRVTRQELKELKINDKSIEKTFEGIKMQGIDFSKSKKPFEEAVQLDNKNYLAMFYIGTYERAFNKDAKKAIEYYQKAIKLNPKNPRPYNNLAIAYGYLGDTKKSDETVKQIMSLFPEYPEGYYQWALKLLYNKKYSESTEYLKKAIEKYNNIKKIDYWYITQDMKKNFIIDAQKIIINNYVKQEKLAEAIEFFQNSYINMKQDNSSVVGELLGLLYYKNQELYETKNSKLYKENFDKLKSIEFLGLLMEANDNLKGKNEGK from the coding sequence GTGAATAATAAATATTTAAAGATTTTAATTTTATTAAGTTTTCTTGTATTAAGTTTTGTAATTTTAGCTGAAGATCAGGAAGAAATTATGAGAGTTACACGACAGGAACTGAAAGAATTGAAAATAAACGATAAATCAATTGAAAAAACTTTTGAGGGAATAAAAATGCAAGGAATAGATTTTTCTAAATCAAAAAAACCATTTGAAGAAGCTGTTCAGCTAGATAACAAAAATTATCTTGCCATGTTTTATATTGGAACCTACGAAAGAGCTTTTAACAAAGATGCAAAAAAAGCAATTGAATACTATCAAAAAGCAATAAAATTAAATCCAAAGAATCCAAGACCATATAATAATCTTGCAATTGCTTATGGATATTTAGGTGATACTAAAAAATCTGATGAAACTGTAAAACAAATAATGTCATTATTTCCTGAATACCCAGAAGGATACTATCAATGGGCTTTGAAATTGTTATATAATAAAAAATATTCTGAAAGTACAGAATATCTGAAAAAAGCAATTGAAAAATATAATAATATAAAAAAAATTGATTACTGGTATATAACTCAAGATATGAAAAAAAATTTCATAATAGATGCTCAAAAAATAATAATTAATAACTATGTAAAACAGGAAAAATTAGCAGAGGCAATAGAATTTTTCCAAAATTCCTATATTAATATGAAACAGGATAACTCTTCTGTTGTAGGTGAATTACTAGGACTTTTGTATTATAAAAATCAAGAATTGTATGAAACTAAAAATTCTAAATTGTACAAAGAAAATTTTGATAAATTAAAATCTATTGAATTTCTTGGACTTTTAATGGAGGCAAATGATAATTTAAAAGGTAAAAATGAAGGGAAATAG
- a CDS encoding subtype B tannase, with amino-acid sequence MKKKLIILSLLVSAFSMATDNKKGLVDSSKNHKNIEVNKNEDKKPQMGAPMNKKVITEDMITNKTENGYNLNFDVNKNYTTKTATVNGKTVTYRAYENIVYVAKPVDIAYQTINIYIPEEYFKNKSVGKYNAKSAPIFFPNTVGGYMPGAAGMPGNGRDGKPDASLVALSNGYIVASPGARGRTLEKDGKYTGKAPAVIVDLKAAVRYLRYNDTRMPGRADRIISNGTSAGGAVSALLGATGNSRDYEPYLKEIGALNARDDIYAVSAYCPITNLDNANTAYEWMFNDVKTYKKIEISMLDYNVERKYTEGTLTDDEISRSNDLKKMFPAYLNSLKLKGKNGKFLTLDENGNGSFKDQIKQYYIDSANTALKKGIDLSEFEFLTIKNGKVVDLDYDKYVAYMGRQKTPGAFDNVDLSTGENNEFGDETTNNKHFTEYTLEHSTVNGTMADKKIIKMMNPMDYIANSKVKYWRIRHGAIDKDTSLAIPAILAIKLENLGKKVDFASPWATPHSGDYDLDELFIWMDKVVAEGR; translated from the coding sequence ATGAAAAAAAAATTAATTATATTAAGTTTATTAGTTTCAGCTTTTTCAATGGCTACTGATAATAAAAAAGGATTAGTAGATTCTAGTAAAAATCATAAAAATATTGAAGTGAATAAGAATGAAGATAAAAAGCCACAAATGGGAGCACCTATGAATAAAAAAGTAATAACCGAAGATATGATAACAAATAAAACAGAAAATGGTTATAATTTAAATTTTGATGTAAATAAGAATTATACGACCAAGACAGCTACTGTTAATGGTAAAACAGTTACTTATCGTGCTTATGAAAATATAGTTTATGTTGCAAAACCAGTTGATATTGCTTATCAAACTATAAATATCTATATTCCAGAAGAATATTTTAAAAATAAGTCAGTTGGAAAATATAATGCGAAAAGTGCACCAATATTTTTTCCAAATACTGTTGGAGGATATATGCCTGGAGCAGCTGGAATGCCTGGAAATGGAAGAGACGGAAAGCCGGATGCTTCACTAGTCGCATTATCAAATGGATATATCGTGGCAAGTCCTGGAGCTAGAGGTAGAACTTTGGAAAAAGATGGGAAGTATACTGGAAAGGCACCTGCTGTAATTGTAGATTTGAAGGCGGCTGTTAGATATTTACGATATAATGATACTAGAATGCCAGGAAGAGCGGATAGAATTATTTCCAATGGGACAAGTGCTGGAGGAGCAGTTTCAGCTTTGCTTGGTGCAACGGGGAATAGTAGGGATTATGAGCCATATTTAAAGGAAATTGGTGCATTAAATGCAAGAGATGATATTTACGCCGTGTCAGCTTATTGTCCAATAACTAACTTGGATAATGCGAATACAGCTTATGAATGGATGTTTAACGATGTAAAAACGTATAAAAAGATAGAGATTTCAATGTTAGATTACAATGTGGAAAGAAAATATACTGAGGGTACGTTGACTGATGATGAAATTTCACGTTCAAATGATTTGAAAAAGATGTTTCCTGCCTATTTAAATAGCTTAAAATTAAAAGGTAAAAATGGAAAATTTTTAACATTGGATGAAAATGGGAATGGAAGTTTTAAGGATCAGATTAAGCAATATTATATTGATTCTGCAAATACTGCTTTGAAGAAAGGGATTGATTTATCGGAATTTGAATTTTTAACAATAAAAAATGGGAAAGTTGTAGATTTGGATTATGATAAATATGTGGCTTATATGGGCAGACAAAAAACGCCTGGGGCATTTGACAATGTAGATTTGTCAACAGGAGAAAATAATGAATTTGGAGATGAAACTACGAACAATAAGCATTTTACGGAATATACGCTGGAACACTCGACAGTGAATGGAACTATGGCTGATAAAAAAATAATAAAAATGATGAATCCAATGGACTATATTGCAAATTCGAAAGTAAAATACTGGAGAATAAGACACGGTGCAATTGATAAGGATACCTCACTTGCAATACCTGCGATACTTGCTATAAAACTTGAAAATCTTGGGAAAAAGGTTGATTTCGCATCACCTTGGGCAACTCCACATTCTGGAGATTATGATTTAGATGAGTTGTTTATCTGGATGGATAAGGTTGTAGCAGAAGGAAGGTAG
- a CDS encoding glutamate-5-semialdehyde dehydrogenase yields the protein MNYIEELGKKAKAASRELLKIGTKTKNDVLFAIADELINKKEEIKAANKIDMENGKKNGMAFSLLDRMELTDSRIEGMAQSLREMAMFPDPIGEVITGWNHKNGMNIVKKRVPLGVIGMIYESRPNVTVDAAGLAIKSSNAIILRGSEDALNSNIYLNNLLNRVADAHGLPKNTVQLVEKPERELVMDLIRADKYIDVIIPRGGKGLKRFIIENATIPMIETGAGICHIFVDETADIKQALPIIENAKVQRPSVCNAIETTLIHENIAKAILPELTEMLLKDGVELRYSKEALEIIGNRKDVKLATEEDFGAEYLDLIMSLKLVKNIDEAIEYINNHGTHHSDSILTKSIENAEKFLNEVDSANVYLNASTRFSDGGEFGFGGEIGISTQKLHARGPMGIRELTTTKYVIRGEGQIRE from the coding sequence ATGAATTATATAGAAGAACTTGGAAAAAAAGCAAAAGCCGCTTCAAGGGAACTTTTGAAAATTGGAACAAAAACTAAAAACGATGTATTGTTTGCAATTGCAGATGAATTGATAAATAAAAAAGAGGAAATAAAGGCTGCAAACAAAATAGATATGGAAAATGGTAAGAAAAATGGAATGGCATTTTCCTTACTTGATAGAATGGAGCTCACAGACAGCAGAATAGAAGGAATGGCTCAAAGTTTACGTGAAATGGCTATGTTTCCAGATCCAATTGGAGAAGTCATTACAGGATGGAATCATAAAAATGGAATGAATATTGTAAAAAAAAGAGTTCCACTTGGAGTAATCGGAATGATTTACGAATCTCGTCCAAATGTTACAGTAGATGCGGCAGGACTTGCAATAAAATCTTCAAATGCGATAATTTTACGTGGGTCGGAAGATGCCCTGAATTCAAATATTTATTTGAATAATTTATTAAATAGAGTTGCAGATGCTCATGGATTGCCCAAAAATACAGTTCAGCTTGTAGAAAAGCCAGAAAGGGAACTTGTGATGGACTTAATTCGTGCAGACAAGTATATTGACGTAATTATCCCAAGAGGAGGAAAAGGGTTAAAAAGATTTATCATAGAAAACGCAACAATTCCAATGATAGAAACAGGTGCAGGAATCTGTCATATATTTGTAGATGAAACAGCTGACATAAAGCAGGCATTACCAATTATCGAAAATGCCAAAGTACAACGTCCAAGCGTATGTAATGCCATCGAAACAACACTTATCCACGAGAACATTGCAAAAGCAATCTTGCCAGAATTAACAGAAATGCTTTTAAAAGATGGTGTAGAGCTAAGGTACAGCAAAGAAGCATTAGAAATTATTGGAAACAGAAAAGATGTAAAATTGGCAACAGAAGAAGATTTTGGGGCTGAATATTTAGATTTAATAATGTCACTAAAATTAGTTAAAAACATAGATGAAGCAATTGAATATATAAATAATCATGGAACGCACCATTCCGACTCAATCTTGACAAAATCTATAGAAAATGCTGAAAAATTCCTAAACGAAGTAGATTCAGCCAACGTTTACTTAAACGCTTCAACAAGATTTTCTGACGGGGGAGAATTCGGCTTTGGTGGAGAAATCGGAATTTCCACGCAAAAACTGCACGCTCGTGGGCCTATGGGAATAAGAGAGCTGACTACGACGAAATATGTGATTAGGGGAGAAGGGCAGATAAGGGAATGA
- a CDS encoding class I SAM-dependent methyltransferase: MSHYFSEKQEVKSDRKIIKYEIENKKFEFVTDNGVFSKTKVDFGTDVMLKVFLRENMNKKNQKFDILDIGCGYGVVSVVIKSFFENVRTVSSDVNERALELTRENLLKNGVIKEESDNFEVRKSFAFDDVSEKFDVILSNPPIRAGKQTIFQIYEQSFEHLNQDGQFYCVIQTKHGAKSTQKKLEEIFGNCETLEINAGYRIFRSVKN; the protein is encoded by the coding sequence ATGAGCCATTATTTTTCAGAAAAGCAGGAAGTAAAGTCGGATAGAAAAATAATAAAATATGAAATAGAAAATAAAAAATTTGAGTTTGTAACAGATAATGGGGTATTTTCAAAGACGAAGGTAGATTTTGGAACGGATGTCATGCTGAAAGTGTTTTTAAGAGAAAATATGAACAAAAAAAATCAAAAGTTTGATATACTGGATATTGGCTGCGGATACGGAGTTGTATCAGTTGTTATAAAGTCTTTTTTTGAAAATGTTAGAACTGTTTCATCAGATGTGAATGAGCGGGCTTTGGAGCTTACAAGGGAAAATCTTTTGAAAAATGGAGTTATAAAAGAGGAAAGTGATAATTTTGAAGTAAGAAAATCGTTTGCATTTGATGATGTTTCTGAAAAGTTTGATGTGATTTTATCTAATCCGCCAATTCGAGCTGGAAAGCAGACAATTTTTCAAATTTATGAACAAAGTTTTGAGCATTTAAATCAAGATGGTCAGTTTTATTGTGTGATTCAGACAAAACATGGAGCAAAAAGTACACAGAAAAAATTGGAAGAAATTTTTGGAAATTGTGAAACTCTGGAAATTAATGCTGGATATAGAATTTTTAGGAGTGTAAAAAATTAG
- the rpsK gene encoding 30S ribosomal protein S11, with translation MAKKPATSKKKKLKNIPNGIAYIHSTFNNTVVTITDSEGKVVIWKSGGTSGFKGTKKGTPFAAQIAAEQAAQVAIENGMKQIEIKIKGPGSGREASIRSIQATGLEVTRIVDITPVPHNGARPPKKRRP, from the coding sequence GTGGCAAAAAAACCAGCAACTTCAAAAAAGAAAAAATTAAAAAATATTCCTAATGGAATAGCATATATACATTCTACTTTCAATAATACTGTTGTTACTATAACAGATTCAGAAGGAAAAGTAGTAATTTGGAAATCAGGAGGAACTTCTGGATTTAAAGGAACTAAAAAAGGGACTCCGTTCGCAGCACAAATCGCAGCTGAACAAGCAGCTCAAGTTGCAATTGAAAATGGTATGAAACAAATTGAAATCAAAATAAAAGGACCTGGATCTGGAAGAGAAGCTTCTATTAGATCAATACAGGCTACTGGATTAGAAGTAACAAGAATAGTTGATATAACTCCAGTACCTCATAATGGTGCAAGACCACCTAAAAAGAGAAGACCGTAA
- a CDS encoding sensor histidine kinase, with protein sequence MKIGNKKFKEIKFKNKIFIKLLSYFGLSLLLFSIVIGSIFGYIYIQNTVSLHKKDLVERAYKISETLSKMWFENRDEKNVDKNLDVERKNDTPERNKNKFLKPNREVPKIVGNINGKTIENNIIEDIRKDEIEKKIEKNETDKKESSEKLSDEKHFHRHRIVDEKDNNVKIFRSMRMIEDIAMGEVWIVDAKTGNIVQGRNEKGQPFSYLKLPPNAEATIKKAISGEATTTENFNDYLNENSITVAVPIKNGETIEGVVLLHSPVKYMSSALKSGIYTLVFSILAALILAGISAVWLSISFTKPLNKIRNTTTELAKGNYEVTTQVNQNDEIGDLAKSIDKLALQLYKSSKESERFEKMRQNFIANISHELRTPITVIRGSIEAICDGIIKDSEQLKDYNEQILSDSIHLQRLVNDLIDLTKLQNTDFSIDKSTINLFEIINDAVRSMKQISTKKGVKINFSVENTIEEDRYLFVGDYQRIRQMIIIVLDNAIKFSNENQEVDILLKKENNKYELKIYDSGRGIDSKNIGEIFNRYHKSNTEENKNGMGLGLAIAKEIAIRHNIEIMVESEPYIKTVFTFLIPINENFKITEI encoded by the coding sequence GTGAAAATAGGAAATAAAAAATTTAAGGAGATAAAATTTAAAAACAAAATATTTATAAAGCTACTTTCATATTTTGGATTGTCTCTTTTGTTGTTTTCTATTGTAATTGGGAGTATTTTTGGATATATTTATATTCAAAATACTGTTAGTTTACATAAGAAAGATTTGGTTGAAAGAGCTTATAAGATTTCAGAAACTTTGTCTAAAATGTGGTTTGAGAATAGAGATGAAAAAAATGTAGATAAAAATTTGGATGTAGAAAGAAAAAATGATACTCCAGAAAGAAATAAAAATAAATTTTTAAAGCCAAATAGGGAAGTTCCTAAAATTGTAGGAAATATAAATGGAAAAACAATTGAAAATAATATTATTGAAGATATAAGAAAAGATGAAATTGAAAAGAAAATAGAAAAAAATGAGACAGATAAAAAAGAAAGCTCTGAAAAATTATCGGATGAAAAACATTTTCATAGACATAGAATCGTGGATGAGAAGGACAATAATGTTAAAATATTTAGAAGTATGCGGATGATTGAGGATATTGCGATGGGAGAAGTCTGGATAGTGGATGCAAAAACTGGAAACATTGTACAGGGAAGAAACGAAAAGGGACAACCGTTTTCATATCTGAAATTACCGCCGAATGCAGAAGCAACTATTAAAAAAGCTATTTCTGGAGAAGCAACTACAACAGAAAATTTTAATGATTACTTAAACGAAAATTCAATTACAGTAGCAGTTCCAATAAAAAATGGTGAAACAATTGAAGGAGTCGTGTTGCTTCATTCTCCAGTAAAGTATATGTCTTCAGCATTAAAAAGTGGTATCTATACACTTGTTTTTAGTATTTTAGCTGCACTAATTCTTGCGGGTATCAGTGCTGTTTGGCTTTCTATCAGCTTTACGAAGCCACTTAATAAGATTCGTAATACAACAACAGAATTGGCAAAGGGAAATTATGAAGTAACAACACAGGTAAATCAGAATGACGAAATTGGAGATCTTGCAAAAAGTATTGATAAACTAGCACTTCAATTATATAAAAGTTCCAAAGAAAGTGAACGTTTTGAAAAAATGAGACAAAATTTTATTGCAAATATTTCTCACGAACTGCGAACTCCGATTACAGTGATTCGTGGTTCAATAGAAGCTATTTGTGATGGAATTATAAAGGATTCTGAACAGCTAAAAGATTATAATGAACAAATTTTATCAGATAGTATTCATTTACAAAGACTGGTTAATGACTTAATAGACTTGACGAAACTTCAAAACACAGATTTTTCTATTGATAAAAGCACAATAAATTTATTTGAAATTATAAATGATGCTGTGAGAAGCATGAAGCAGATTTCAACTAAAAAAGGTGTGAAAATAAATTTTTCTGTAGAAAATACAATTGAAGAAGACAGGTATCTTTTTGTTGGGGATTATCAGCGGATTCGGCAAATGATAATAATTGTATTGGATAATGCAATAAAATTTTCTAATGAAAATCAGGAAGTTGATATTTTGCTAAAAAAAGAGAATAATAAATATGAGCTTAAAATATATGACAGTGGAAGAGGAATTGATTCTAAAAATATTGGAGAAATTTTTAACCGTTATCATAAATCAAATACTGAGGAAAATAAAAATGGAATGGGGCTAGGACTTGCAATTGCAAAAGAAATTGCAATACGACATAATATTGAAATTATGGTAGAAAGTGAGCCATATATAAAAACAGTCTTTACTTTTTTAATTCCTATAAATGAAAATTTTAAAATAACAGAAATCTAG
- a CDS encoding ferritin, with amino-acid sequence MKLNKELEVLLNNQINMELAAAYQYQAMAAYFDERSLEGFASWMGNQAKEEIEHSKKFYEYVLKRNGKIEFLGLDKPKMDFTSVREVFEAALAHEEAVTASIENIHKLARELGDYGAEVFLNEFAEEQEEEEEQAQKFLDKIISLDVDNNNATLYLLDKEMGKRD; translated from the coding sequence ATGAAATTAAACAAAGAATTAGAAGTTTTACTAAATAATCAAATAAACATGGAATTAGCAGCGGCTTACCAATATCAAGCTATGGCTGCATACTTTGATGAAAGATCATTAGAAGGTTTTGCAAGCTGGATGGGAAATCAAGCAAAAGAGGAAATCGAACATTCAAAAAAGTTTTATGAGTATGTATTAAAAAGAAACGGAAAAATTGAATTTTTGGGATTAGATAAACCTAAAATGGACTTTACATCAGTAAGAGAAGTATTTGAAGCTGCTCTTGCACATGAAGAAGCTGTAACAGCCTCTATTGAGAATATTCACAAACTTGCAAGAGAACTAGGAGATTATGGTGCTGAAGTATTCTTGAATGAATTTGCTGAAGAGCAGGAAGAAGAAGAAGAACAAGCTCAAAAATTCCTTGATAAGATTATTTCACTTGATGTTGATAATAATAACGCTACGTTATATTTATTAGATAAGGAAATGGGAAAAAGAGACTAA
- a CDS encoding Fur family transcriptional regulator: MHIENVGDYLKKNGIKPSVQRMKIFQYLLDHHTHPTVDDIFQNLSPEMPTLSKTTVYNTLNIFVSNNIIQEIIIEENEVRYDVVTDNHGHFKCKSCGEIVDFDVNLSKFDLSKLGNVEIDEIHFYIKGTCEKCLEKHN, translated from the coding sequence ATGCATATAGAAAACGTTGGTGACTATTTAAAGAAAAATGGAATAAAACCTTCAGTACAAAGAATGAAAATATTCCAATATCTATTGGATCATCATACGCATCCAACAGTTGACGATATTTTTCAAAATCTATCTCCTGAAATGCCTACTTTATCAAAAACTACAGTATACAATACATTAAATATATTTGTCAGTAATAATATCATTCAAGAAATTATTATTGAAGAAAATGAAGTAAGATATGATGTAGTCACGGATAATCATGGACATTTCAAATGTAAGTCTTGTGGAGAGATTGTTGATTTTGATGTAAATTTATCAAAATTTGATTTATCAAAATTGGGAAATGTAGAAATTGATGAAATACATTTTTACATAAAAGGTACTTGTGAAAAATGTTTAGAAAAACATAATTAA
- a CDS encoding DNA-directed RNA polymerase subunit alpha, with the protein MLNIEKIAKNVKLTEEKEDNYTAKYTLEPLYRGYGNTIGNALRRILLSSIPGTAIKGIKIEGVLNEFSTIEGVKEAVTDIILNVKEIVVEADEPGEKKMTLSVKGPAVITAADIHVEPGLRIINPEQVIMTVTTDKQIDIEFLVDSGEGFVVSDEINTDGWPIGYLAVDAIYTPIKRVNYSVEDTMVGRVTNYDKLILEIATDGSIEIKDALSYAVELLTWHLEPFTNIGNSMSKYRDSEDELAEADAENENNIEDMKIEELDFTVRSYNCLKKAGVNTISDLTSMTYNELLKIKNLGKKSLNEIIDKMKELGYDLDDNTSNDE; encoded by the coding sequence TTGTTAAATATTGAAAAAATAGCTAAAAATGTAAAATTAACTGAAGAAAAAGAAGATAATTATACAGCAAAGTACACACTAGAACCTCTGTATAGAGGGTATGGAAATACTATTGGAAATGCACTTAGAAGAATATTGTTATCATCAATTCCAGGAACTGCAATAAAAGGAATTAAAATTGAAGGTGTGTTGAATGAATTTTCTACAATAGAAGGTGTAAAAGAAGCAGTTACAGATATTATTTTAAATGTGAAAGAAATAGTAGTTGAAGCTGATGAGCCAGGTGAAAAGAAAATGACACTTTCAGTAAAAGGACCAGCTGTAATTACAGCGGCAGATATTCATGTAGAACCTGGGCTAAGAATTATAAATCCTGAGCAGGTTATTATGACTGTTACAACTGATAAACAGATTGACATAGAATTTCTTGTTGATTCTGGAGAAGGATTTGTAGTTTCTGATGAAATTAATACTGATGGATGGCCAATAGGATATTTGGCAGTTGATGCGATTTATACACCTATCAAGAGAGTAAATTATAGTGTTGAAGACACTATGGTTGGACGTGTTACAAATTATGACAAGTTAATTTTGGAAATTGCTACAGATGGAAGTATCGAAATTAAAGATGCTTTATCATATGCAGTAGAATTATTAACTTGGCATTTGGAACCATTTACAAATATTGGAAACAGTATGAGTAAATACAGAGATAGTGAGGATGAATTGGCAGAAGCTGATGCTGAAAATGAAAATAATATTGAAGATATGAAAATTGAAGAACTTGACTTTACAGTACGTTCTTATAATTGCTTGAAAAAAGCAGGAGTAAATACAATTTCAGACTTAACTTCAATGACATATAACGAATTATTGAAAATTAAAAATTTAGGAAAAAAATCGTTAAATGAAATTATCGATAAAATGAAAGAACTTGGTTATGATTTAGACGATAATACAAGTAATGATGAATAA
- the rpsD gene encoding 30S ribosomal protein S4 → MARDRQPVLKRCRNLGLDPIVLGVNKKSNRNIRPNANRKLTEYGTQQREKQKVKFVYGVMEKQFYKLYEEATRKEGVTGELLLQYLERRLDNVIYRLGFGATRRQARQIVSHGHILINGKRVNIASYRVKQGDVITVKEDSKELALIKESVGQKTVPGWLSLEEGALTAKVLENPGRDAVDFEVDEAMIIEFYSR, encoded by the coding sequence ATGGCAAGAGATAGACAGCCTGTGTTAAAAAGATGTAGAAATCTTGGTTTAGATCCTATTGTTTTAGGGGTAAACAAAAAATCAAATAGAAATATTAGACCAAATGCAAATAGAAAATTAACTGAATATGGAACACAACAAAGAGAAAAACAAAAAGTAAAATTCGTTTATGGAGTAATGGAAAAACAATTCTATAAATTATATGAAGAAGCAACAAGAAAAGAAGGAGTAACAGGGGAACTTTTACTTCAATATCTTGAAAGAAGATTAGATAACGTAATCTATAGATTAGGATTTGGTGCTACAAGAAGACAAGCAAGACAAATCGTAAGTCATGGACATATTTTAATTAATGGAAAAAGAGTAAACATTGCATCATACAGAGTAAAACAAGGTGATGTAATTACAGTTAAAGAAGATTCTAAAGAATTAGCTTTAATTAAAGAGTCTGTTGGGCAAAAAACAGTTCCAGGATGGTTATCACTTGAAGAAGGAGCTTTAACAGCTAAAGTGTTAGAAAATCCAGGAAGAGACGCAGTTGACTTTGAAGTTGACGAAGCGATGATTATCGAGTTCTACTCTAGATAA
- the infA gene encoding translation initiation factor IF-1 — protein MAKQDVLELEGEIIEALPNAMFQVRLENGHEVLGHISGKMRMNYIKILPGDKVTVEVSPYDLSRGRIVYRKK, from the coding sequence ATGGCAAAACAGGATGTTCTTGAGCTGGAAGGTGAAATAATCGAAGCATTACCAAATGCGATGTTTCAAGTAAGGCTTGAAAATGGACACGAAGTTTTAGGACATATCTCAGGAAAAATGAGAATGAACTATATAAAAATTTTGCCAGGAGATAAGGTTACGGTGGAAGTTTCTCCGTATGACTTGTCAAGAGGTAGAATTGTATATAGAAAAAAATAA
- a CDS encoding heavy-metal-associated domain-containing protein — translation MIKKLVEIEGMHCENCAKKVENVLYGLPEVESVEVNLSDKNAKVTLNEEVDDLLIADVINSAGHYKVKDVTEIS, via the coding sequence ATGATAAAAAAGCTTGTTGAAATAGAAGGGATGCACTGCGAAAACTGTGCTAAAAAAGTAGAAAATGTTTTATACGGACTGCCAGAAGTAGAAAGTGTAGAAGTAAACCTTTCTGATAAAAATGCAAAAGTTACTTTAAATGAAGAAGTTGATGATTTGTTAATAGCAGATGTAATTAATAGTGCTGGGCATTATAAAGTGAAGGATGTTACAGAAATTTCTTAA
- the rpmJ gene encoding 50S ribosomal protein L36 → MKVKASVKPICDKCKIVKRHGKVRVICENPKHKQIQG, encoded by the coding sequence GTGAAAGTAAAAGCTTCAGTAAAACCTATTTGTGACAAATGTAAAATTGTTAAACGTCACGGAAAAGTAAGAGTAATATGTGAAAACCCTAAACATAAACAAATACAAGGATAG
- the rplQ gene encoding 50S ribosomal protein L17, with the protein MNHNKSYRKLGRRTDHRLAMLKNMTISLVEHEQIETTVTRAKELRKFAEKAITLGKKYNNSTDAARRVHLRRQAFAFLRNEGAVAKIFNEIAPKYAERNGGYTRIIKTAVRRGDSAELAIIELV; encoded by the coding sequence ATGAATCATAATAAATCATATAGAAAACTAGGTAGAAGAACTGACCATAGATTAGCTATGCTTAAAAATATGACAATTTCTTTAGTAGAACATGAGCAAATTGAAACAACAGTAACTCGTGCTAAAGAATTAAGAAAATTTGCTGAAAAAGCAATTACTTTAGGGAAAAAATATAATAATTCAACTGATGCAGCAAGAAGAGTACATTTAAGAAGACAAGCTTTTGCATTCTTAAGAAATGAAGGAGCAGTTGCAAAAATCTTTAATGAAATTGCACCTAAATATGCTGAAAGAAATGGTGGTTATACAAGAATTATTAAAACTGCTGTTAGACGTGGAGATTCAGCTGAATTGGCAATTATTGAATTAGTATAA
- the rpsM gene encoding 30S ribosomal protein S13: protein MARIAGVDIPRNKRVEVSLTYIFGIGRSTSNKILGATGIDRDTKVKDLTEEQVAKLRAAVEEYKIEGELRKEIRLNIKRLLDIKSYRGLRHRNGLPVRGQKTKTNARTRKGPVRMAIAKKK from the coding sequence TTGGCTAGAATAGCAGGAGTAGATATTCCAAGAAATAAAAGAGTAGAAGTTTCTTTAACTTATATTTTTGGAATTGGTAGAAGCACTTCAAACAAAATTTTAGGAGCAACTGGTATCGACAGAGATACTAAAGTAAAAGATTTGACAGAAGAACAAGTAGCAAAATTAAGAGCTGCTGTGGAAGAGTACAAAATTGAAGGAGAGTTAAGAAAAGAAATTAGACTTAACATCAAACGTCTGCTTGATATCAAGAGTTACAGAGGATTAAGACATAGAAATGGATTACCTGTAAGAGGACAAAAAACAAAAACAAATGCAAGAACTAGAAAAGGGCCAGTTAGAATGGCAATTGCTAAGAAAAAATAA